In Streptomyces longhuiensis, the following proteins share a genomic window:
- a CDS encoding HPP family protein, with the protein MSTDSLLRPQPQPTPASDSPRPPRRVGRAPARPTAAAAFHSISAVTAVLLGLVAIGAMIHEPVLLPPLAASAALVHSAPTLPLAQPRSIVIGHLLGAGSGYAVLALTNSSPWTAALAGGITLAATMLARTPHSAACATAVIVVLQTPAPGRFVPLLFGSTVLLALTGFAASRVRRGAPKYPAYWW; encoded by the coding sequence GTGAGCACTGATTCCCTGCTGCGCCCGCAGCCGCAGCCCACTCCTGCCTCCGATTCGCCCCGCCCGCCGCGCCGAGTCGGACGGGCGCCGGCCCGTCCCACCGCGGCGGCGGCCTTCCACAGCATCAGCGCGGTCACCGCGGTCCTGCTCGGGCTCGTGGCGATCGGGGCGATGATCCATGAGCCGGTCCTGCTACCGCCGCTGGCCGCGAGCGCCGCCCTCGTGCACAGCGCGCCCACCCTGCCCCTGGCCCAGCCCCGGAGCATCGTCATCGGCCACCTGCTCGGTGCGGGGTCCGGTTACGCGGTCCTCGCGCTGACGAACAGCAGCCCGTGGACGGCGGCACTGGCGGGTGGCATCACCCTCGCCGCGACGATGCTCGCCCGTACCCCGCACTCGGCGGCCTGCGCCACCGCGGTGATCGTCGTGCTCCAGACGCCGGCGCCCGGCCGCTTCGTACCGCTGCTGTTCGGCTCCACCGTGCTGCTCGCCCTGACCGGCTTCGCGGCTTCCCGTGTGAGGCGCGGCGCGCCGAAGTACCCGGCGTACTGGTGGTGA
- the katG gene encoding catalase/peroxidase HPI: protein MSENQDAIVTDAKTQDGGGCPVVHGSAAHPTQGNGANSQWWPQRLNLKILAKNPAVANPLGEEFDYAAAFKTLDLAEVKQDIAEVLTTSKDWWPADFGHYGPFMIRMAWHSAGTYRISDGRGGADTGQQRFAPLNSWPDNGNLDKARRLLWPVKKKYGKNLSWADLMILTGNVALETMGFDTFGFGGGRVDAWEPDDDVYWGPETTWLGDERYTGDRELENPLAAVQMGLIYVNPEGPNGNPDPLAAARDIRETFRRMAMNDEETVALIAGGHTFGKTHGAGPAEEVGEAPEAAPIEEMGLGWKNAYGTGKGDDAITSGLEGIWTNTPTTWDNTFFDILFGYEWELFQSPAGANQWRPKEGAGAGSVPDAHDASKSHAPTMLTTDLSLRFDPTYEPISRRFHENPAEFADAFARAWFKLTHRDMGPIVRYLGPEVPSEELLWQDPLPAVTHPLVDAADVAALKGQILALGLTVSQLVSTAWASASSFRNSDKRGGANGARIRLQPQSGWEVNQPDELAAVLRKLEGIKETFNSAQSGGKQISLADVIVLAGAAGVEKGAKDAGFDIQVPFTPGRADATQEQTDVESFSALEPSADGFRNYLGKGNRLPAEYLLVDKGNLLDLSAPELTVLVGGLRVLGANYGQSTHGVLTTTPGSLTNDFFVNLLDLDTTWSATAGDANTFEGRDASGKVIWTGTRADLVFGSNSELRAVSEVYASDDAKEKFVKDFVSAWDKVMNLDRFDLS from the coding sequence ATGTCTGAGAACCAAGATGCGATCGTCACAGACGCGAAAACACAGGACGGAGGAGGCTGCCCGGTCGTACACGGCAGCGCCGCGCACCCGACGCAGGGCAACGGCGCGAACAGCCAGTGGTGGCCGCAGCGGCTCAACCTGAAGATCCTTGCCAAGAACCCCGCCGTAGCCAACCCGCTCGGCGAGGAGTTCGACTACGCCGCGGCGTTCAAGACCCTCGACCTTGCCGAGGTCAAGCAGGACATCGCGGAGGTGCTGACCACCTCGAAGGACTGGTGGCCCGCCGACTTCGGCCACTACGGCCCGTTCATGATCCGCATGGCGTGGCACAGCGCCGGCACCTACCGGATCAGCGACGGCCGCGGTGGCGCCGACACCGGACAGCAGCGCTTCGCCCCGCTCAACAGCTGGCCGGACAACGGGAACCTCGACAAGGCCCGCCGTCTGCTGTGGCCCGTCAAGAAGAAGTACGGCAAGAACCTGTCGTGGGCCGACCTCATGATCCTCACGGGCAACGTCGCCCTGGAGACGATGGGCTTCGACACCTTCGGCTTCGGCGGCGGACGTGTCGACGCCTGGGAGCCCGACGACGACGTCTACTGGGGTCCCGAGACCACCTGGCTCGGCGACGAGCGCTACACGGGTGACCGTGAGCTGGAGAACCCGCTCGCCGCGGTCCAGATGGGCCTCATCTACGTCAACCCGGAGGGCCCCAACGGCAACCCGGACCCGCTCGCCGCGGCCCGCGACATCCGCGAGACGTTCCGCCGCATGGCGATGAACGACGAGGAGACGGTCGCCCTGATCGCCGGCGGCCACACCTTCGGCAAGACCCACGGCGCGGGCCCCGCGGAGGAGGTCGGCGAGGCCCCCGAGGCCGCCCCGATCGAGGAGATGGGCCTCGGCTGGAAGAACGCGTACGGCACCGGCAAGGGCGACGACGCGATCACCAGCGGTCTCGAGGGGATCTGGACGAACACCCCGACCACCTGGGACAACACCTTCTTCGACATCCTGTTCGGCTACGAGTGGGAGCTCTTCCAGAGCCCTGCGGGCGCGAACCAGTGGCGGCCGAAGGAGGGCGCGGGTGCGGGGTCCGTACCCGACGCCCACGACGCGTCGAAGAGCCACGCTCCCACGATGCTCACGACGGACCTCTCGCTCCGGTTCGACCCGACCTACGAGCCGATCTCGCGCCGCTTCCACGAGAACCCGGCCGAGTTCGCGGACGCCTTCGCCCGCGCGTGGTTCAAGCTGACCCACCGCGACATGGGCCCGATCGTGCGCTACCTCGGCCCGGAGGTCCCGAGCGAGGAGCTGCTGTGGCAGGACCCGCTCCCCGCGGTGACGCACCCGCTCGTCGACGCCGCCGACGTCGCCGCGCTCAAGGGCCAGATCCTGGCCTTGGGCCTGACGGTGTCTCAGCTCGTGTCCACGGCATGGGCGTCGGCCTCGTCCTTCCGTAACAGCGACAAGCGCGGCGGCGCGAACGGCGCGCGCATCCGCCTCCAGCCGCAGAGCGGCTGGGAGGTCAACCAGCCCGACGAGCTGGCGGCCGTGCTGCGCAAGCTGGAGGGGATCAAGGAGACCTTCAACAGCGCGCAGTCCGGTGGCAAGCAGATCTCGCTCGCCGACGTGATCGTGCTCGCCGGTGCCGCCGGCGTCGAGAAGGGCGCGAAGGACGCGGGCTTCGACATCCAGGTGCCCTTCACGCCGGGGCGCGCGGACGCCACGCAGGAGCAGACGGACGTGGAGTCGTTCTCCGCGCTCGAGCCGTCCGCCGACGGGTTCCGCAACTACCTCGGCAAGGGCAACCGCCTGCCGGCCGAGTACCTGCTCGTCGACAAGGGCAACCTGCTCGACCTGAGTGCCCCCGAGCTGACGGTCCTCGTCGGCGGCCTGCGCGTCCTCGGCGCGAACTACGGGCAGTCGACGCACGGCGTCCTCACCACGACCCCCGGGTCGCTGACCAACGACTTCTTCGTGAACCTGCTCGACCTGGACACGACGTGGAGCGCGACGGCCGGCGACGCGAACACCTTCGAGGGCCGCGACGCCTCGGGCAAGGTCATCTGGACCGGCACCCGTGCCGACCTCGTCTTCGGGTCGAACTCCGAGCTGCGCGCCGTCTCGGAGGTCTATGCGAGCGATGACGCGAAGGAGAAGTTCGTGAAGGACTTCGTCTCCGCGTGGGACAAGGTCATGAACCTGGACCGGTTCGACCTCTCCTGA
- a CDS encoding Fur family transcriptional regulator, with product MSGLLERLRGRGWRMTSQRRVVAEVLDGDHVHLTADEVHARAVQRLPEISRATVYNALGELVALGEVIEVSTDGRAKRYDPNAHRPHQHLVCSSCGIIRDVHPTGDPLSGLPAQERFGFEVSKVEVTYRGLCPSCA from the coding sequence ATGAGTGGCCTGCTTGAGCGACTGCGGGGGCGTGGCTGGCGGATGACCTCTCAGCGGCGCGTCGTGGCGGAGGTTCTCGACGGTGATCACGTGCACCTCACGGCCGACGAGGTGCACGCCCGCGCGGTGCAGCGGCTGCCAGAGATCTCCAGAGCGACCGTGTACAACGCGCTGGGCGAGCTGGTCGCGCTGGGCGAGGTCATAGAGGTCTCCACGGACGGCCGTGCGAAGCGCTACGACCCGAACGCGCACCGGCCGCACCAGCACTTGGTGTGCTCCAGCTGCGGAATCATCCGAGACGTCCACCCGACGGGCGACCCGCTCTCCGGTCTCCCGGCGCAGGAGCGGTTCGGCTTCGAGGTGTCCAAGGTCGAGGTGACCTACCGAGGACTGTGCCCGTCCTGCGCCTGA
- a CDS encoding Ser-Thr-rich GPI-anchored membrane family protein has translation MRSIRFLSVTAASLLVGLGSAAPAVSAPPGATVTVTSPAADSVHPVNSSLFVGWRNDTGQEVDVWLAQGDGAGGTQRVFKLASKASSKPTSELVAAVPAVPSGTEYTVEVTTRETGVHGYSAPFEVGPVRANGPGVGTSTGIGTDSDTDSGSGSGSDSRGVPWPSLSWVQAQDGHSPR, from the coding sequence ATGCGCAGCATCAGGTTCCTGTCCGTCACCGCCGCGTCCCTGCTCGTCGGGCTCGGTTCGGCGGCCCCCGCGGTCTCCGCACCGCCCGGCGCCACGGTCACCGTCACGTCTCCGGCCGCCGACTCCGTGCACCCCGTGAACAGCAGTCTCTTCGTCGGCTGGCGCAACGACACTGGGCAGGAGGTCGACGTCTGGCTGGCGCAGGGCGACGGTGCGGGCGGGACGCAGCGCGTGTTCAAACTGGCCTCGAAGGCGAGCAGCAAGCCGACGAGTGAGCTGGTCGCCGCGGTGCCGGCCGTGCCCAGCGGCACCGAATACACCGTCGAGGTCACGACCCGGGAGACGGGTGTACACGGCTACAGCGCCCCCTTCGAGGTGGGCCCTGTTCGGGCCAACGGCCCGGGCGTCGGCACCAGCACCGGCATCGGCACCGACTCTGACACCGACTCCGGCTCCGGCTCCGGCTCCGATTCCAGAGGGGTGCCGTGGCCGTCACTCAGCTGGGTTCAGGCGCAGGACGGGCACAGTCCTCGGTAG
- a CDS encoding SDR family NAD(P)-dependent oxidoreductase → MLTLTDVLKDKVAVIYGGAGSLGAGVARAYTDAGARVFLAGRTEDTLRKVSAEVGAEYDVVDALDEEAVEEHAGAVVERAGRIDISFNLVPRGDLQGIPLTEMSVDDYTRPVVQGISCQFITARAAARRMVAQGGGVILSLDSGSRNGTPMLGGTGAADGATDALIRQLAQELGPSGVRALGIWTAGVADTLTPEKLAGAGAPAMDEAALQGVLAHLDSLRMTKRSPRIADIAALATFLSSDAASSITGTWINATAGMFPS, encoded by the coding sequence ATGCTCACGCTCACGGACGTGCTGAAGGACAAGGTCGCGGTCATCTACGGCGGAGCCGGCTCCCTGGGGGCGGGCGTGGCACGGGCGTACACGGACGCGGGCGCGCGGGTCTTCCTGGCGGGGCGCACGGAGGACACCCTGCGGAAGGTCTCGGCCGAGGTGGGTGCGGAGTACGACGTCGTCGACGCCCTGGACGAAGAGGCCGTGGAGGAGCACGCGGGCGCGGTGGTCGAGCGGGCCGGCCGGATCGACATCTCCTTCAACCTCGTGCCGCGAGGCGATCTGCAGGGCATCCCGCTCACGGAGATGTCCGTCGACGACTACACGCGGCCGGTCGTACAGGGCATCTCCTGCCAGTTCATCACCGCGCGAGCAGCAGCCCGGCGCATGGTGGCCCAGGGCGGGGGCGTGATCCTCTCCCTCGACAGCGGCTCCAGGAACGGCACCCCGATGCTGGGCGGCACCGGCGCAGCGGACGGCGCGACGGACGCGCTGATCCGCCAGCTCGCTCAGGAGCTGGGCCCGTCCGGAGTGCGTGCCCTGGGCATCTGGACCGCCGGCGTCGCGGACACGCTGACTCCGGAGAAGCTGGCCGGGGCCGGCGCACCGGCCATGGACGAGGCGGCGCTGCAGGGGGTACTCGCGCATCTCGACAGCCTGCGCATGACGAAGCGTTCACCGCGCATCGCGGACATCGCCGCGCTCGCGACGTTCCTCTCGTCCGACGCCGCCTCCTCGATCACGGGTACGTGGATCAACGCGACGGCGGGCATGTTCCCGAGCTGA
- a CDS encoding MFS transporter — MTDTVRPGLKAQVATATRTFFISGFGTALEFYDFIIYGLAAAIVFPSVFFPGFDHTVGTLVAFAAFGSGFVARPLGGIVIGHFGDRIGRKSMLILTLVIMGSSTFLIGCLPSYRSVGVAAPVMVVALRLIQGFAAGGEWGGASLYGIENAPEDRRGLWGSFTSAGIGIGSLFGTSVFALITLLPQEDLTAWAWRVPFWLGGLLVLIGVVARSRMPQEERRTEHAPRVPILDSIKRHPRQMLLAIGVAFGYNTLAYIGSIFTVTYAEELGYDYTESLLLQVAGSIAFTVAVPVMAKLSDRVGRKPVVILGTLAYGAFFFAYFPMVNGHVLALATVAYVLVNVLMAAPQGCIPAFLGEQFPGSTRYSSISATYQTGAALGGGTAATAATALLLAFDGNPIGVGLYSGAAAVVLALCAWGLRETFKVPTAELGSATKANGGAKAVVDTMTG, encoded by the coding sequence ATGACGGACACAGTCCGGCCCGGCCTGAAGGCACAAGTGGCCACAGCCACGCGCACCTTCTTCATCTCCGGCTTCGGAACCGCCCTGGAGTTCTACGACTTCATCATCTACGGCCTCGCCGCCGCCATCGTCTTCCCGAGCGTCTTCTTCCCCGGCTTCGACCACACGGTCGGCACCCTCGTGGCGTTCGCCGCGTTCGGCAGCGGCTTCGTCGCCCGGCCTCTCGGCGGCATCGTGATCGGTCACTTCGGCGACCGCATCGGCCGTAAGTCCATGCTGATCCTCACCCTCGTGATCATGGGGAGCAGCACCTTCCTCATCGGCTGTCTGCCGAGTTACCGGAGTGTGGGCGTCGCCGCGCCGGTGATGGTCGTGGCGCTGCGCCTCATCCAGGGCTTCGCGGCCGGCGGTGAATGGGGCGGCGCGTCCCTCTACGGCATCGAGAACGCGCCGGAGGACCGCCGCGGCCTGTGGGGCAGTTTCACGAGCGCCGGAATCGGCATCGGCAGCCTCTTCGGAACCAGCGTGTTCGCCCTGATCACCCTGCTGCCGCAGGAGGATCTGACGGCGTGGGCCTGGCGTGTGCCGTTCTGGCTCGGCGGTCTGCTCGTCCTGATCGGCGTCGTGGCACGCAGCCGCATGCCCCAGGAGGAACGCCGCACCGAGCACGCTCCCCGGGTGCCGATCCTCGACTCCATCAAGCGCCACCCGCGCCAGATGCTCCTGGCCATCGGCGTGGCCTTCGGCTACAACACCCTGGCCTACATCGGCTCGATCTTCACCGTGACGTACGCCGAGGAACTGGGCTACGACTACACCGAGTCGCTCCTGCTCCAGGTGGCCGGCTCGATCGCCTTCACGGTGGCCGTCCCGGTCATGGCCAAGCTCTCCGACCGCGTCGGCCGCAAGCCGGTCGTCATCCTCGGCACCCTCGCGTACGGGGCGTTCTTCTTCGCCTACTTCCCCATGGTGAACGGGCACGTCCTGGCGCTGGCGACCGTCGCCTACGTCCTCGTGAACGTGCTGATGGCCGCTCCCCAGGGCTGCATCCCCGCCTTCCTCGGCGAGCAGTTCCCCGGCAGCACCCGCTACTCGTCGATCTCCGCCACGTACCAGACCGGTGCGGCGCTCGGCGGCGGCACGGCAGCCACCGCCGCGACGGCCCTGCTCCTCGCCTTCGACGGCAACCCGATCGGCGTCGGCCTCTACTCCGGCGCGGCCGCGGTCGTCCTGGCCCTGTGCGCCTGGGGCCTGCGGGAGACCTTCAAGGTCCCGACGGCAGAGCTCGGTTCAGCGACGAAGGCGAACGGCGGCGCGAAGGCGGTCGTCGACACGATGACCGGCTGA
- a CDS encoding C45 family autoproteolytic acyltransferase/hydolase: protein MELHTLKTETVDPSERGSLLGTRYGAQVRRAGELYLEHFALLGIPADRVRDIAERSHAALRAWAPGLAEESDACADAAGADRWTVAAVGARTEILAACRPAPEGECSTAVFAPAGRRPETMQTWDWHDSLVPDGLLHELTPREGRTVKLFTEFGAAGKIGVNSAGLGVHFNILFHQADSDAGGVPVHAVARHILDEADTLDQAVELASSARVSASTSLTVVTTGSAASLELSPAGLAVVPAGEDGWLLHTNHFLDARLGTGDVHSPESSSVERFAHLRAVRSTLPRLAPAERAKALCGSPGPDAVICMRPDEGKPLHEQWGTLLTVGLDVTHCALDYVAGTPDEAAQLGFTRF from the coding sequence GTGGAGCTGCACACCCTGAAGACCGAGACGGTCGATCCCTCAGAACGCGGATCGCTTCTCGGCACCCGATACGGCGCTCAGGTCCGGCGGGCCGGCGAGCTGTACCTGGAGCACTTCGCGCTGCTGGGCATCCCGGCGGACCGGGTGAGGGACATCGCGGAACGCAGTCATGCGGCCCTGCGCGCCTGGGCGCCGGGCCTCGCCGAGGAGTCCGACGCCTGCGCCGACGCCGCCGGTGCCGACCGCTGGACGGTGGCCGCCGTCGGAGCCCGTACCGAGATCCTCGCCGCCTGTCGGCCGGCCCCGGAGGGCGAGTGCTCGACGGCCGTGTTCGCGCCCGCGGGACGCCGGCCCGAGACGATGCAGACCTGGGACTGGCACGACTCGCTCGTGCCCGACGGTCTGCTGCACGAACTGACCCCGCGCGAGGGACGCACGGTGAAGCTGTTCACCGAGTTCGGTGCCGCGGGCAAGATCGGCGTCAACAGCGCGGGCCTCGGCGTGCACTTCAACATCCTTTTCCACCAGGCCGATTCCGACGCCGGCGGCGTCCCCGTGCACGCGGTCGCCCGCCACATCCTCGATGAGGCGGACACCCTCGACCAGGCGGTGGAACTCGCCTCGTCCGCACGCGTCAGCGCCTCGACCTCGCTCACCGTGGTCACCACCGGCTCCGCCGCGAGCCTCGAACTCTCCCCCGCCGGACTCGCGGTGGTCCCCGCCGGCGAGGACGGCTGGCTGCTGCACACCAATCACTTCCTCGACGCCCGACTCGGCACCGGGGACGTCCACTCCCCCGAGTCGTCGTCGGTGGAACGCTTCGCGCACCTGCGCGCGGTCCGCTCCACCCTTCCCCGGCTCGCCCCCGCCGAACGTGCGAAGGCGCTGTGCGGCAGCCCGGGGCCGGACGCCGTCATCTGCATGCGACCGGACGAAGGCAAGCCGCTCCACGAACAGTGGGGCACCTTGCTCACCGTCGGCCTCGATGTCACGCACTGCGCCCTCGACTATGTGGCCGGTACGCCGGACGAAGCGGCACAGCTCGGCTTCACCCGCTTCTGA
- a CDS encoding LacI family DNA-binding transcriptional regulator: MARTQGITIKDVARRAGVSITAVSHALNGKGTLSAATREHIRAVADGMGYEADALARGLRRSTMGAVGLVLRSLDALGDYTPAGVDVFERFVGAAASQALARGLSLMLVPDLTRTPVPPLAFSMDGYIVTNPHLDDPVVALLEKRGIPYVTYGRVPGRPDFPHWASEDDVASARLVLSHLEGVGARSIALVRGTDPNAWNVEHEQTYLSWCAERGVPPRLYTLAERAGVEGGVGLAAQIAEDGVPDAVFCLTGRHAAGVQQGLMARGVNVPERTLVVTGSDSEHARNSRPAISAVELNPVETVGGLLDILQALIAGEEAASPRVTAARFRPRGSTRR, encoded by the coding sequence GTGGCGCGGACGCAGGGCATCACCATCAAGGACGTGGCCCGGCGGGCCGGCGTCTCCATCACCGCCGTGTCGCACGCCCTCAACGGCAAGGGCACGCTGAGCGCTGCCACCCGCGAGCACATCCGCGCCGTCGCCGACGGCATGGGCTACGAGGCCGACGCGCTCGCCCGCGGCCTGCGCCGCTCCACCATGGGGGCGGTGGGTCTGGTTCTCCGCTCCCTCGACGCCCTGGGTGACTACACCCCGGCGGGCGTCGACGTCTTCGAGCGGTTCGTGGGCGCGGCCGCCTCTCAGGCGCTGGCCAGGGGGCTGAGCCTCATGCTGGTGCCGGACCTGACACGGACGCCGGTACCACCGCTCGCGTTCTCCATGGACGGCTACATCGTCACCAACCCGCACCTGGACGACCCCGTCGTAGCGCTGCTGGAGAAGCGGGGCATCCCTTACGTCACCTACGGCCGTGTACCCGGGCGCCCGGACTTCCCGCACTGGGCGTCGGAGGACGACGTCGCCTCCGCGCGCCTGGTCCTGTCCCATCTGGAGGGCGTGGGCGCGCGGAGCATCGCGCTGGTGCGCGGCACCGACCCGAACGCATGGAACGTCGAGCACGAGCAGACCTACCTGAGCTGGTGTGCCGAGCGGGGAGTGCCACCCCGGCTGTACACGCTGGCCGAGCGCGCGGGCGTCGAGGGCGGCGTGGGGCTGGCTGCGCAGATCGCTGAGGACGGTGTGCCGGACGCGGTCTTCTGCCTCACCGGGCGACACGCGGCCGGTGTGCAGCAAGGGCTCATGGCGCGCGGTGTGAACGTGCCCGAGCGGACCCTGGTCGTGACGGGGTCGGACTCCGAGCACGCGCGCAACAGCCGGCCGGCCATCTCGGCGGTCGAGCTCAACCCGGTGGAGACCGTGGGGGGGCTGCTGGACATCCTCCAGGCGCTCATCGCCGGTGAGGAAGCGGCGTCGCCCCGGGTGACCGCGGCTCGTTTCCGGCCCAGGGGGTCGACGCGGAGGTAG
- a CDS encoding chaplin: MRIRTLIVTAALGAATVLAGAGVASADTDTDGAAANSPGFLSGNVIQLPIGIPVNACGDSVSVIGLLNPAAGNGCANG, encoded by the coding sequence ATGCGTATCCGGACCCTTATCGTCACTGCCGCCCTGGGTGCTGCCACCGTCCTCGCAGGTGCCGGCGTGGCCAGCGCCGACACCGACACGGACGGCGCCGCCGCCAACTCGCCCGGTTTCCTCTCCGGCAACGTCATCCAGCTGCCGATCGGCATTCCGGTCAACGCCTGTGGCGACTCCGTCAGTGTCATCGGTCTGCTGAACCCCGCTGCCGGCAACGGCTGCGCCAACGGCTGA
- a CDS encoding TetR/AcrR family transcriptional regulator, with protein sequence MITSGTTTMRLTAKGAATRLRIVEGAAAEIRERGAATTTLDDIRARTATSKSQIFHYFPGGKDELLLAVAALEAERILEDQQPHLDDLGRLDTWQAWRDWRDAVVRRYERQGVNCPLGVLMTELGRRTPASQQLTGQLLAQWQAALRDGVRCMQGSGRMNPALDADRTAAALIAAVQGGVTVLMATGGIAHLEAALDTTLELLGRFDAE encoded by the coding sequence ATGATCACCAGCGGGACGACGACGATGCGCCTGACCGCGAAGGGCGCCGCGACCCGGCTGCGCATCGTCGAGGGTGCGGCCGCCGAGATCAGGGAGCGGGGCGCCGCCACGACCACGCTCGACGACATCCGCGCCCGCACCGCGACCAGCAAGAGCCAGATCTTCCACTACTTCCCCGGCGGCAAGGACGAACTGCTCCTCGCCGTCGCCGCCCTGGAGGCGGAACGGATCCTGGAGGACCAGCAGCCCCACCTGGACGACCTCGGCCGCCTCGACACCTGGCAGGCGTGGCGCGACTGGCGCGACGCCGTCGTCCGGCGCTACGAACGGCAGGGAGTCAACTGCCCCTTGGGCGTGCTCATGACCGAGCTCGGCCGCAGAACGCCCGCCTCGCAGCAGCTGACCGGGCAACTGCTCGCCCAGTGGCAGGCCGCGCTGAGGGACGGAGTGCGGTGCATGCAAGGCAGCGGGCGGATGAACCCCGCGCTGGACGCCGACCGTACGGCGGCCGCTCTGATCGCCGCGGTGCAGGGCGGGGTCACCGTCCTCATGGCCACCGGCGGCATCGCCCATCTGGAGGCGGCGCTGGACACGACGTTGGAGCTGCTGGGCCGGTTCGACGCGGAGTGA
- a CDS encoding TetR/AcrR family transcriptional regulator: protein MTRPEPTPTGAPAGTPPPADGARRAERPLRADAQRNREHLVAVARAAFAAADDTVALEGIAREAGVGIGTLYRHFPTREALVEAVYAAELDAVTGSAPALLEEFPPDVALRAWLDNYAKFTATKRGMIDTLRAGWASGRIATPTTRERITAAIGTILTAGAEAGSLRGDVDPDDVTAIVFGAFLSTAANGTTPEQTGRLLDLVVDAVRPKSRP from the coding sequence TTGACTCGGCCGGAACCGACGCCCACCGGCGCACCCGCCGGCACGCCCCCACCCGCCGACGGGGCCCGTCGCGCCGAACGCCCCCTGCGCGCGGACGCGCAGCGCAACCGCGAGCACCTCGTCGCTGTCGCGCGGGCCGCCTTCGCCGCCGCGGACGACACCGTCGCGCTGGAGGGCATCGCCCGCGAGGCGGGCGTCGGGATCGGCACGCTCTACCGCCACTTCCCCACCCGCGAAGCGCTCGTCGAGGCCGTCTACGCCGCCGAGCTCGACGCCGTCACCGGGAGCGCACCCGCGCTGCTCGAGGAGTTCCCGCCCGATGTGGCGCTCCGCGCCTGGCTGGACAACTACGCGAAGTTCACGGCGACGAAGCGCGGGATGATCGACACGCTGCGCGCCGGCTGGGCCTCGGGGCGGATCGCGACCCCGACGACGCGTGAACGCATCACGGCGGCCATCGGGACGATCCTGACGGCGGGCGCCGAAGCCGGTTCGCTCCGCGGGGACGTCGACCCGGACGACGTCACCGCGATCGTCTTCGGTGCGTTCCTGTCGACGGCCGCCAACGGCACCACGCCGGAGCAGACCGGTCGGCTGCTCGACCTCGTCGTCGACGCCGTACGCCCGAAGTCGCGCCCTTAG